Genomic segment of uncultured Methanobrevibacter sp.:
ACCAAGTAAGTATCTTGCTTCCCTACTGTATCTTCTGACTAAAGTATCAGCTTTCCAAATTTCTTTTTTGTTTTTTAAACCGTATTTAGCCATTAATTTATTTTCATTTTTAATTCTTTCTGCATTCCAAGGATGTGGTGGTGTATTATACTTTTTCCTTGCTTTTCTAGGTTGTCCCATTAAAACATCTCCTTTATAAAATTGAATTCAAATAATTTAATTTTTTAAAAAAAAAGTTCGTGCCTATCCACGTGAACGTTTTACACCAACTGAAGAACTTTTTCTGAAAGTAGATTTGGTTCTTTGACCTCTAACAGGTAAACCAACTTCATGTCTTCTACCTTTGTAACTTCTGGTCTTTTTCATTCTGTTTAAATCATCTCTTAAAGTCATGTCAAGATCAGATTCAATTAAGTGAATGTCATCACCAGTTTCGTAATCTTCTCTTCTGTTTAACATCCAGGAAGGAATGTCAAATTTCTGAGGATTTTCCAAAATTTCTTCAATTCTTAAAACATCTTCGTCAGCAATGTATCCAATTTTAGAGTCTAAATCTAAGTCTAAAGTACGGCACATAGTTTTAGATAAAGATATTCCAACACCTTTAATTTCAGTTAAAGCTTGTTCAATGGTTTTATTACCATTTACATCCTTTCTTGAAATACGTACTAAATGCTTAAAATCGTCTTCCATTAAATAACCTCCATTTATAGAGCGAATCTACGAGACGTAAAATAATAGATTCGAATGTTTTGAGATTTCAAAACACAGTTCTTTCAACAATTTAAAACTTAGTTTAAGTAAACTAAGAGTGCAAAAAAATATCAGTTTAACAAGTATTTTAATAGTGAAAAATAATTAAAAAACTAAGTTAAAAACTAATAAACGCCGAGACTGGGATTTGAACCCAGGAGGGCTGAACGCCCACGAGATTTCCAGTCTCGCGCCTTACCAGGCTAGACTATCTCGGCATCTAGTATAATATGATAAAATAATATTTCTACTTACCACTATATAAAGGTTTGCTTAAAAAAGCTAAATTTGAAAAAAATATTCCCATTATCTAATTATATTTTCAAATCTAAAAAGAGAAATCTTCAGATTTCAACGATAAGTATATTTTTTAATATATTTATATATTATCATAGGTGATAAAATGAGCATTATTTTAATAGTCGTATTGGTATTAGCAATTATTTTTATTGTTTATACATTTATACATTTATACAACCGATTAGTTGATCTTAGAAATAGAGTGGAAAACAGCTACTCACAAATCGAAGTTCAACTTAAAAGAAGAAACGATTTGATTCCAAATCTTGTAGAAACCGTTAAAGGTTATGCTTCACATGAAAAAGAAGTATTTGAAAATGTTACTAAAGCTAGAAGCAATGTAATTAATGCATCCGGTGTTGAAGAGATAAGTGCTGCAGATAACCAATTGACTGGTGCTTTAAAATCATTATTTGCAGTTGCTGAAAGTTATCCTGAACTTAAAGCCAATTCTAATTTCCAACAATTACAATCAGAATTAACCGACACTGAAGATAAAATTTCATATGCAAGACAATTCTATAATGATGTAGTATTAAAATACAATAATGTATGTCAACAATTCCCAAGCAGCATGTTTGCAAAACTGTTCCACTTTGAAAAAGCAAAATTCTTCGAAGCACCTGAAAGTGAAATGGAAGTTCCGGAAGTCAAATTTTAAAAAAAAAACATGGTGAAATTATATGAATGTTAAAAAGACACTTTGTATAATTTTATTATTTTTAGTATTATTTTCAGCACTAATCGCAGTTTCAGCATCCGATGACAAAAGTTATAACATCAGCCACACCTATGTTGAGCTAACTGTTGGAAGTAATGGTCTACTCCATGTAGATGAAATATATGATTATACATTCCAGGGAAGTTATAACGGAGTTTATAGGGACATCCCCCTTAAGGAAGGGGAAAGTATTGAAAATATCCGGGTAAATGCTACTGGAGCATATTGCGTTGCAGAAGAAAAATTGGAAAACGGTGTAGAACATATAACTATTTATTTATATGCGGATGAAGCACATACCAAAAAAATATCCGATACACAGGTACATGTTTCCATTAGTTATGACATGAAAAATACTGTAACCCTTTTCAATGATGTTGCAGGTCTCCAATATAAACTTTGGGGAGATGAATGGGATGTTGGAACAGATGTATTGACTGCTGTTGTCCATTTGCCTGGAAATACAAGTAATGAATATTATTTAAATCCTACAGAGTACAATTCAAGCAGTAATTTAAATGGAAATACAA
This window contains:
- a CDS encoding 30S ribosomal protein S13: MEDDFKHLVRISRKDVNGNKTIEQALTEIKGVGISLSKTMCRTLDLDLDSKIGYIADEDVLRIEEILENPQKFDIPSWMLNRREDYETGDDIHLIESDLDMTLRDDLNRMKKTRSYKGRRHEVGLPVRGQRTKSTFRKSSSVGVKRSRG
- a CDS encoding LemA family protein gives rise to the protein MSIILIVVLVLAIIFIVYTFIHLYNRLVDLRNRVENSYSQIEVQLKRRNDLIPNLVETVKGYASHEKEVFENVTKARSNVINASGVEEISAADNQLTGALKSLFAVAESYPELKANSNFQQLQSELTDTEDKISYARQFYNDVVLKYNNVCQQFPSSMFAKLFHFEKAKFFEAPESEMEVPEVKF